Below is a genomic region from Helicobacter pylori.
GAGGCCCTTTTTTCCAATTCCAAAAACCGCACGATTTTAGAAAATCTGCACAAAAGCTAAAGGAATCATTGATGAGCGTTTTGAAATTGCATGTAAAAGTCTTTCGTTTTGAAACCAACAAAGATTACAACCCTGCTTATGAGTCTTATTTTTTAGAATACCAAGAAGATCAATACCTTTTGGATCTTTTAAAACAACTCAAAGGCGTGAGCTATAGTGAAAATATCGCGCTTAAAATCAATCAAATTGCGGTGTTTGAAGACGCTAAAGTGAGCGATTTGGTGGCGTTTTTTTCTAAAGAGTGGGTGCTAGATCCCCTATCCAAACGATACGCTTTAAAAGACTTAATGATTGATGAAAAGGCGGTTTTAAAAAACTATGAAGATTTTTTCAAACAAGTCCCCTACATCACTAAAGGCGAAAAAGAAGAATTAGAAAAGTTTATTCAAATCAATTTTATCAACCCCCAAACAAACCCTAAATATCTGGGCGATGGCTTTTTCTTGTATGTTAAATGGCTGATGAAGCGCTACCCCACAGAGCGCAACCGGTTATTAGAGATGATTTCTCAGCCTGAAAGCGGCGTGATGAATTTTTTAAGCGTGGTGCATTACCTCTATAAAAACGATGACAATATTGACCATGAAATCTATGAATTGCAAGAAATCCTAACCAATTCCAAAATCAAGCCATGGAAAGATTTTTCTAAAAACCTTTTAAGCCTTTTCCAATACCATTCTAACCCCCCTAAAACGCCTAACCCCCCTAAAACTTGCGCGCTCTTTAACGCTTATGCGAAGCATTTAAACGCGCAATCGCTTCTAAAAAGCGCTAAGCTCTATTTAGAAAAAATGGGGCAAAAAATCATTGATCTGCCTTTTTGTTATGATGGAGGCTATTATGGGAAGATTATAAGCACGCATGATTTCCTCACAGCTTCTGCGTATAATCTGGCTCTAGCCAAAGCCAATGGCGTTTCGCTCATTTTTTGCGAAGAAGACGCGTATTTGAATATCTTGCATGCTAAAGAAGTTTTAGACAACAACCCTGAAATCATCGACTCCGTCAATGAAAAATTGAAAAAATACCAGCTTGTTTATGAAAAAGGCGTTGAGATAGTCTATCTTAATGAGTGGGTTAATGAATTTTTGGCATGGGAATTGAAAAGCCCTTTTGATGCGTTTTTGGGGGCTGAATTTTCCCGCATTAAACAAAGCGATCATTTTTTCAATAAAATCCATTTAAAAGCCCCCTATTTTTTAGAGTCTTTTCAAAATTACGCCCCCCTTTTAGAAGTCAATGAAGAAAGCGGCTTACTCCAGTGTGCGCATTTACGCTATTTAGGGATTGATTTGGGGGCGGATTTTTTAATCGCGCATTCTTTGGGGCTTTTTCATGCTTTTGAAAATTTAAGCTTAAAAGCTTCAAAAGTTTATAAAAGAGATAATGACAACACCCCCACTTTATTTTTACCTCAAATCGCGCTAATGGCTATGGGGGAAAAAAACACGCAAGCTTTAGGGCTTGATACGCATTATCATAAGGTTACTTTCATTTAAGATGAACGCTTTTTTAAAACTCGCTCTCGCTTCTTTGATGGGAGGGCTTTGGTATGCTTTCAATGGCGAAGGCTCTGAAATTGTCGCTATAGGGATTTTTGTGTTGATTTTGTTTATTTTTTTCATCCGCCCTGTGAGTTTCCAAGACCCAGAAAAACGAGAAGAATACATAGAACGGCTTAAAAAAAACCATGAGAGGAAAATGATCTTACAAGACAAGCAAAAAGAAGAGCAAATGCGTCTTTATCAAGCCAAAAAAGAGCGAGAGAGCAGGCAAAAACAAGACCTCAAAGAACAAATGAAAAAATACTCATAAAGGAAAATCATGGAAATCATTTTATTAATTGTTGCGGCGGTTGTGTTGTTTTATTTTTACAACACCCTCAAAGAATATTTGAAAAACCCCCTAAACCCTAAAACCAAAACCGAAGAATACGACTTGAAACATGACCCCTATTTGTTAGTGCAATCTAGCCCCCTAGACAAATTCAAACAAACCCAAACAGGTGCGTATATGCGTCTTTTAAAGTTTTTAGACATTCAAAAAAACGCTTTGGATAACGCCTTAAGAACACTTTTTATCCATGAATTAGAGCAGCCCTTAAACAGCGAACAGCAAAATTTAGCCAAAGAGATTCTCAATGAGCCTGTGGATAAAAAAGAAAATTTTGAATCCTTATGCCAAGAAATCGCTGAGCACACGCATGGGGAATACGCCAAACGCTTGAAATTAGTGGAATTTCTTATGTTATTAGCCTATACTGACGGGATTTTAGATGGCAAAGAAAAAGAATTGTTTTTAGATGTGGGGGCGTTTTTGCAGATAGACAATCAGGATTTTAACGAGCTTTATGATAATTTTGAACGCTTCAATTCCATAGAAATCCCCATGTCTTTAGAAGAAGCAAAAAATCTTTTTGGAATCCAAACTAATATAACCAAGCAAGATTTAGAGGAAAAAGCCCTGAATTTAAGCACCCCCTATTACCATAAAATGAATGACAACAAACGCTACAGCGAACAAGATTTTATCTCTTTGAAAAAAATCGCCCTCGCTTCCCAACTCTTAGAAAATGATTTAAAAGACTCCTAAGGGGTCTTGTGAAAAAGGCTATTGAATGCCCTTTTTAAAAGCCCTAGAATCTTTTGATGCGCCCTTTTTAGAAAAAGAAATTTTAAAGCGTTTTAGGGATAATTTAGTTTTTTTCAAATCTTATAATCCTAATCTTTTTAACGCTCTCAATACGCCTTTTAAAAATTACCAATTGCTTTTTGAAAAAAACCACTTCAATCTCTTACACACGCCCACAAACGCTTTAAGCTACCCTAAAAATCAAATGATAGAAACCGCTTTTAACATGGCTTCTAACCCCCTGAATAATCCCAGATGGTCATTAGACAATAACCATCTCTCTTTAAATTATTTAAAAACTCAAAACAACCCCAAACTCCCCATAACCCTTAAAGCCACGCATGCGATCTCAAACTTTTTAGATAATGATCAAACGCCTTGCTCTTTAAAGAAATTCTTACCCCCTACCATGATTTATGGCGTCTTGGACGGCTTGTTTTTGGCTATTTTGCAGGCTCAAAATTACCGCTTCCATTCGCTTTATTTGTTTGAAGAAAATTTAGATTTGTTTAAAATCAGCTGTTATTTTGTGCGTTATGAAGATTTGATTACAAAAGGGGCTAAACTCTTTATTCAAGGGTTTTTTAACCCCAATGAATTGAAAATGGATTTTTTGAAACGCCCTATCACGCATTCTTTTTTAAAGTTAGAAATCATGCCCTATAAAAGCACTTTTAATTCACGCATGCGAGAAACCATTCAAAGCTATTACAAACAGGCTTTAAGGGGTTGGGGGAGTTTTGAAGATGAATTACTAGGGTTAAAAAACACGCTTAAAAACTTACCCTTATACCAAACTCTAAAGATTAAACCTAAAAAGATTAACGCTCCCATTTGCGTGGTGGGTAACGGGCCAAGCCTGGATTTATTGCTGGATTTTTTAAAAGAAAATGAAGATCATTTCATTATTTTTTCATGCGGAACCGCTTTAAAGCCTTTAAAAACGCATGGCATCAAAGTGGATTTTCAAATAGAAGTGGAGCGCACAGACTACCTTAAAGAGGTTTTAGAAAAAGCCCCCCTAGAAGACACCCCCTTAATGGGGGCTAACATGCTCAATCCTAACGCTTTTAATACAGCCAAAGAAGCGTTAATGTTTATGCGTGGGGGGAGTGCTTGCGCGTATATAAGCCCTTTAAGTATAGAATACGCAGCGCCTTTTGTGGGCAATGCTGGGGTGGCTTTAGCGGGTTTGATGAGCGATGAGATTTATTTGTGCGCTTTAGATTGTGCTTACATTAAAGGGTTTAAAAAGCACGCTCAAAATTCCTATTATGAAAATGAAAAAGAAATTGACACTTCATCTTTAATCAGCATAGAGGGTAATTTTAAGGGTTATGAAACTTTTAGCGACTCGCTTTTTTTGCTCTCTAAAGAAAGGATTGAAGAAGCCCTTAATTATTACCGGCCTAAAAAAGTCTATAATTTAAGTTATGGGGCTAAAATCAAGCATGCTGTTAGCCTCAATCGCTCTCAAGTGAAATTGAAACAAATCAACAAACAAGACACTATCGCTCGCATTAAAAGCATGTTTAGCCCTAGAAGTCATCATGCTAAGGATTTAAAAAATTTACAAAAAAATCTTATTAGTTTTAAAGAGGATTTTTTCATGCGTTTAAACACGCCTTGCAAAACCAAGCAAGAAATATTTGAATGGGTGGATAGCTTGAATGAATTTTGCCAAACAATAAGTGCTAAAACTCCTACTATAGGCATTTTATTTGAAGGGAGTATCGCTCATATCTTACAAAGCGTTCTAATCGTTTCATTGCATCTTAAAAAAAATGAGCTGACGCGTTTTATCAAATTCTCTCAAAACGCCTTGAAACAATTCCTTAAAAAAGCTTGTTTGTTGTTGCAAATGCAACTCAAACAACCATGATTTTCACTTTTACACTATAATAACAACCTTAAATCTAAGGGGTGTGCATGCCATACAATGAAATCACAAGGGTTCAAATCCCTGCCTTAATGCATTTAGCCAAGTTGGGCTATAACTTTATTTCTCAAAAAAATAAGCTTAACCCAGACACGGCCACTAATATTTTAACAGAGAGTTTCACTCAAGCGTTTAACCGATTAAACCCCTTAAACCCTACTAAAGACGCAAAAGATGTTCTTGCTGAAATGAAAAAACGCTTGAATTATGATGATTTGGGCAAAAGCTTTTATGAATACTTGCTCAAAAGCGAGCATCAAATCATAGACTTTGATAACCCTAACAACAACCTTTATGAAATGATGGCTGAATTACCCTATAAATCCTTTAGGCCTGACATCACCCTTTTTATCAATGGCTTGCCTTTGGTGAATATAGAAGTTAAACAGCCTTTAGCCGGACAAGGCATTAGAGAGGAAAAAGATCGCC
It encodes:
- a CDS encoding DUF5644 domain-containing protein gives rise to the protein MSVLKLHVKVFRFETNKDYNPAYESYFLEYQEDQYLLDLLKQLKGVSYSENIALKINQIAVFEDAKVSDLVAFFSKEWVLDPLSKRYALKDLMIDEKAVLKNYEDFFKQVPYITKGEKEELEKFIQINFINPQTNPKYLGDGFFLYVKWLMKRYPTERNRLLEMISQPESGVMNFLSVVHYLYKNDDNIDHEIYELQEILTNSKIKPWKDFSKNLLSLFQYHSNPPKTPNPPKTCALFNAYAKHLNAQSLLKSAKLYLEKMGQKIIDLPFCYDGGYYGKIISTHDFLTASAYNLALAKANGVSLIFCEEDAYLNILHAKEVLDNNPEIIDSVNEKLKKYQLVYEKGVEIVYLNEWVNEFLAWELKSPFDAFLGAEFSRIKQSDHFFNKIHLKAPYFLESFQNYAPLLEVNEESGLLQCAHLRYLGIDLGADFLIAHSLGLFHAFENLSLKASKVYKRDNDNTPTLFLPQIALMAMGEKNTQALGLDTHYHKVTFI
- a CDS encoding TerB family tellurite resistance protein, with the protein product MEIILLIVAAVVLFYFYNTLKEYLKNPLNPKTKTEEYDLKHDPYLLVQSSPLDKFKQTQTGAYMRLLKFLDIQKNALDNALRTLFIHELEQPLNSEQQNLAKEILNEPVDKKENFESLCQEIAEHTHGEYAKRLKLVEFLMLLAYTDGILDGKEKELFLDVGAFLQIDNQDFNELYDNFERFNSIEIPMSLEEAKNLFGIQTNITKQDLEEKALNLSTPYYHKMNDNKRYSEQDFISLKKIALASQLLENDLKDS
- a CDS encoding motility associated factor glycosyltransferase family protein, producing the protein MPFLKALESFDAPFLEKEILKRFRDNLVFFKSYNPNLFNALNTPFKNYQLLFEKNHFNLLHTPTNALSYPKNQMIETAFNMASNPLNNPRWSLDNNHLSLNYLKTQNNPKLPITLKATHAISNFLDNDQTPCSLKKFLPPTMIYGVLDGLFLAILQAQNYRFHSLYLFEENLDLFKISCYFVRYEDLITKGAKLFIQGFFNPNELKMDFLKRPITHSFLKLEIMPYKSTFNSRMRETIQSYYKQALRGWGSFEDELLGLKNTLKNLPLYQTLKIKPKKINAPICVVGNGPSLDLLLDFLKENEDHFIIFSCGTALKPLKTHGIKVDFQIEVERTDYLKEVLEKAPLEDTPLMGANMLNPNAFNTAKEALMFMRGGSACAYISPLSIEYAAPFVGNAGVALAGLMSDEIYLCALDCAYIKGFKKHAQNSYYENEKEIDTSSLISIEGNFKGYETFSDSLFLLSKERIEEALNYYRPKKVYNLSYGAKIKHAVSLNRSQVKLKQINKQDTIARIKSMFSPRSHHAKDLKNLQKNLISFKEDFFMRLNTPCKTKQEIFEWVDSLNEFCQTISAKTPTIGILFEGSIAHILQSVLIVSLHLKKNELTRFIKFSQNALKQFLKKACLLLQMQLKQP
- a CDS encoding type I restriction endonuclease, producing the protein MPYNEITRVQIPALMHLAKLGYNFISQKNKLNPDTATNILTESFTQAFNRLNPLNPTKDAKDVLAEMKKRLNYDDLGKSFYEYLLKSEHQIIDFDNPNNNLYEMMAELPYKSFRPDITLFINGLPLVNIEVKQPLAGQGIREEKDRHIKRYKNPENKVFYNLAQIWLFSDDLAYDENNPDQGAFYSASYSPIFQRFIEANKLDITPPPRKSSKSSKPSIA